Below is a window of Ktedonobacteraceae bacterium DNA.
AATCAGCGTAAAATCGGGAATCATCACCGTATCGCCGAGCAGCAAGACCTCGCTTTCGCGTCGCAGTAGCCAGTGGCCGCGTTTGTCGCCCATCTTTTGCTCAAACTCGCCTGCGAAGTCGGCCTCAAGGCGGCTGTCGAAGAGGCCGCTCTGTTTGAAATGACTCTGAAAGGGCATCGTATAATCGAGCCGGTAGGTTGCCATAGCGCCTGTCTGGGGAGCGATTATTGTAGCAGTCATGCGCCAGCGCTCGCAGAGGAAGAGCGCCGGTAAAAAGGCAGCGAACTGCCGCCCGTAGCGCGTTGTGGCATTGACGAAAGGAGAAATAGGGCCATCAAGGTCGAGCAGGTAGCCATCCTCCAGTACATGTCCCCAGAACATGAGTTTAAACAATTTGAGGTACTTCCAGAGGTCTTTATATCCCCTATGCACTTCGATCTGCACCTGAGTCGCCCAGTAGAGAACGCCGCGCGCCAGTTCCAGGTTATAGCGAGAGAGCAGGCTTTCAGGCGTCCATGCGGGGCCTGTATCGTGAAGCGCGTAGGTGGCAGGACGGTCGGCGAAGAGCATTGCCGCTACCTGCTGCGCGGGAATACCAATTTCGTCCGCGACATGCTGGATGACTTCATAATGCGTTTTTGGTGAGAATAATTGCGGCGTGGTGAAAACCGGCCCATAGGAAAAGGCGCGCTCGCGGATTTGCATAGGATGAATAGAAGTTGCCAGGGGCGTAAACGTCGCCGCATCGGTAAGTACCTTTGCCAGCCCGCGCACAACCACATAGTCGAGGCGTTCTCCCTCGTACATCTCCAGGGCGTTTTGCCAGTCGGCCTGCGATTGGCCCCTGAACTGCTGAAAGAGGTCGATCAGGTCGGCGGCAGTAGAAAGCCAGTGGGGATCGCTTGTATCGAGCAGGTCGATTGTCAGTTCCGATTTGCGGACGCGCACGCGTGGTTTGACGAGGTCGGCGGTCAGCATGCTTCCGGTTCCTCTCGTTTGCGTCGCCTTCTCTGGGCTTTCCCCTCCTCCAGGGTCTTGCGCGCGATGACCTCGAATAGCACGGCTTCGCGATTTTCAACCTTGCGCAGCACGCGACCCAGGCGTTGAATATACTCACGCGCGCCGGACGTGCCTCCCAGCACAATGGCGACTTTGGCTTCCGGCACATCCACACCTTCGTTGAGGACGCGCGAGGTGACGATGACGCGATAACGACCGCTTTGAAAGCCATCCAGGATATGCTTGCGTTCGGCGGCATTCGTTTCATGTGTAATTACGGGCACGAGGTGACGATAGGCAATCTCGTAGGCCGTCGAGTTATGTTCCGTGAAGACGAGTATCTGTTCTGAGGCGTGCTCACACAGCAGGGCATCAAGAGCTTTGAACTTGCCCTCGGCGCGGGCAAGCAGGCGAAGTAAGCGCTGGCGGGCGAGAAATGCCTGCCGCGCCTGGGCATCTACAGCAGAGAGGCGCATCAATTCCAGAATCCATCTCGCGCCATGATGCCGTCTCAACTGGCGTGAGCGAATGAACGCGGTGTAGACAGCGTAATCAGCATCATAGCTTGCGCGTTCTTCAGACGTGAGATCGATACGCAGGCGCTGGGTGCGATACTGCGCAAGCTGCTTGCCGACGAGGTCTTCGATGCGCTTGCTATAAATAACAGGCCCGATGAGTTCATCGATGCGCCAGCGCCCATTACTCTGTTCCTCTTCTTCGGGATATGTCGCCGTCAGTCCCAGGCGGAATGGAGCGGGAGTCATGAGCGCGGTTTCTCCCCAGGTGGGCGCGGGCAGGTGATGCACCTCGTCGAAAATAATCAGCTTAAAGCTGTTCCCGCACTCGGCCATCAGGTCGCCTGCCGAATGATAAGTCGTGACGGTTAAGGGCAGAACGCGCTTTTCGCCACCATAATACACTCCCACGTCTACGGCAAAAGCGTTAACAAGCCTGGCATACCACTGGTGGAGCAGATCAATGGTGGGAGCAACGACAACGGTGGAGCGTTTGATGCGCTGGATAGCCTGGATAGCAAGAAAGGTTTTGCCCGCCCCGGTCGGTAAAATGATGCTGCCCCGCCGCTCCTCCTGCTCCCAGGCAGCAAGGGCCTCCAGCTGGTAATCGTGCGGCTCGCGATTCTCATGTAACGTGAGATCGAGATGCTGCCAGCGAGCCACATTGTTGCGAATATGCTGTTCTTGCAGGTATGGCAGAAGCGAGCCGTAGTGATAGGCTTCGCAGCGCCACTTTCCCTTGATGAAGCGAAAGGGCGCGGGTTGATATTCCTGCTCGTCAATACCCTGTAAGACAAGCGTACCGCCTTGAAAGAAGATAGACGCGCTCATATCTTTCATGATGGTACAGTATAGCATATGTGGAGAGGAAAAGGTAGATCATGCGTTCTTTTATACCGAGAAATTCAGCATGTAGAGGCCCAATCAAGAGAATGAGGGGTCTTTGTTATACCATACGTGTTTCCAGAGTGAAAGGCATAACAATAGCAAGAATTGGATATCCAACCGAAAAGGGCTATGGTATTG
It encodes the following:
- a CDS encoding DUF790 family protein, which encodes MLTADLVKPRVRVRKSELTIDLLDTSDPHWLSTAADLIDLFQQFRGQSQADWQNALEMYEGERLDYVVVRGLAKVLTDAATFTPLATSIHPMQIRERAFSYGPVFTTPQLFSPKTHYEVIQHVADEIGIPAQQVAAMLFADRPATYALHDTGPAWTPESLLSRYNLELARGVLYWATQVQIEVHRGYKDLWKYLKLFKLMFWGHVLEDGYLLDLDGPISPFVNATTRYGRQFAAFLPALFLCERWRMTATIIAPQTGAMATYRLDYTMPFQSHFKQSGLFDSRLEADFAGEFEQKMGDKRGHWLLRRESEVLLLGDTVMIPDFTLIDDEDETRKILIELVGFWHPEYLRRKVEKVRAAHCEHLLLLVYRGLNIAGDVFQDTASEVIFFAQKPVLKEVMERVEEMAGRIYGPRKKSDKKNNMIYQLH
- a CDS encoding DEAD/DEAH box helicase, whose translation is MSASIFFQGGTLVLQGIDEQEYQPAPFRFIKGKWRCEAYHYGSLLPYLQEQHIRNNVARWQHLDLTLHENREPHDYQLEALAAWEQEERRGSIILPTGAGKTFLAIQAIQRIKRSTVVVAPTIDLLHQWYARLVNAFAVDVGVYYGGEKRVLPLTVTTYHSAGDLMAECGNSFKLIIFDEVHHLPAPTWGETALMTPAPFRLGLTATYPEEEEQSNGRWRIDELIGPVIYSKRIEDLVGKQLAQYRTQRLRIDLTSEERASYDADYAVYTAFIRSRQLRRHHGARWILELMRLSAVDAQARQAFLARQRLLRLLARAEGKFKALDALLCEHASEQILVFTEHNSTAYEIAYRHLVPVITHETNAAERKHILDGFQSGRYRVIVTSRVLNEGVDVPEAKVAIVLGGTSGAREYIQRLGRVLRKVENREAVLFEVIARKTLEEGKAQRRRRKREEPEAC